One genomic window of Trichlorobacter lovleyi includes the following:
- a CDS encoding chemotaxis protein CheW — translation MESGVQELQLAGFLMGDNLFAIDIMRIKEIVIPQKLAGFPLQNSSLDGMINLRGQVIPVMNLRARFGMPPRPGGPGKLMIVSVAGRLVALAVDDLDEVVTVPVRDLTPPPDMIEGVGAEFLIAVCLCNERLYLVLDIDFLFTPSARHPQGQIQEGMLHGDA, via the coding sequence ATGGAATCAGGTGTTCAGGAGCTGCAACTGGCAGGTTTTCTGATGGGGGACAACCTGTTCGCCATTGATATCATGCGGATCAAGGAGATCGTCATTCCGCAGAAGCTTGCGGGATTTCCGCTGCAGAACAGCAGCCTTGACGGCATGATCAATCTGCGTGGACAGGTGATCCCGGTCATGAACCTGCGTGCCCGTTTCGGGATGCCACCCCGGCCCGGCGGACCGGGCAAACTGATGATCGTATCGGTGGCAGGACGTCTGGTGGCCCTTGCGGTGGATGACCTTGATGAAGTGGTGACGGTGCCGGTGCGGGATCTGACACCGCCACCCGATATGATCGAAGGGGTAGGGGCTGAATTTCTGATTGCAGTGTGCCTCTGCAATGAGCGGCTCTATCTGGTGCTTGATATCGATTTCCTCTTTACCCCTTCAGCACGACACCCCCAGGGACAGATTCAGGAGGGAATGCTGCATGGCGATGCCTGA
- a CDS encoding chemotaxis protein CheW, which produces MELAKIRNKARQEGAPGATEELSAPLPEPVVLQPDHVVPPALTLSDDSVAQQAAPVSFPGPAMVRAVPVAAHFDPLSVILAGRESDRSTSGTVLPETEQEHQTAVPEELFEEFLCFRLGDEEYGINIMEIKEIIKSRELTEVPRTPGFVDGVLSLRGVIVPVFTMRKRLGMSLEYDAGQERIIIVRCGDSLHGLRVDRVTDVVKIATTDREVTPSMLEGVAREFVSGIGRTGKRMLIILDICKVVDTALGEVA; this is translated from the coding sequence ATGGAACTGGCCAAGATTCGCAACAAGGCGCGGCAGGAGGGGGCACCAGGGGCAACCGAGGAGCTCAGTGCTCCATTGCCGGAACCGGTCGTCCTGCAGCCCGATCATGTCGTGCCGCCCGCCTTGACGTTATCCGATGACTCCGTTGCTCAGCAAGCTGCGCCGGTTTCCTTCCCCGGGCCGGCCATGGTTCGTGCCGTCCCTGTCGCAGCCCATTTTGACCCGCTGTCTGTGATTCTTGCCGGCAGGGAGTCTGACCGTTCCACGAGCGGTACGGTGCTGCCGGAGACTGAGCAGGAGCACCAGACAGCTGTACCTGAAGAGCTGTTTGAAGAGTTTCTCTGTTTCCGGCTGGGTGATGAGGAGTACGGCATCAACATCATGGAGATCAAAGAGATCATCAAGTCCCGGGAACTGACCGAGGTGCCCAGAACACCCGGCTTTGTGGATGGCGTGCTTTCCCTGCGCGGGGTGATTGTGCCGGTTTTTACCATGCGCAAGCGGCTCGGTATGTCTCTTGAGTACGATGCCGGTCAGGAACGGATCATTATTGTCCGCTGTGGCGACAGCCTGCATGGCTTACGGGTTGACCGGGTGACCGATGTGGTCAAGATCGCCACAACCGACCGCGAAGTCACACCGTCGATGCTTGAAGGGGTGGCCCGTGAATTTGTGTCGGGTATCGGCAGGACCGGAAAACGGATGCTGATCATTCTGGATATCTGCAAGGTGGTTGATACTGCCCTTGGTGAGGTTGCCTAG
- a CDS encoding ExeA family protein, with the protein MYKEYFGLKEKPFGKTPDPRFLFLSKGHEEALARLEYAVEEREIALLTGDVGCGKTTLSRALMDRCGTGYRFVLIFNPRMGALEFLRTMAHGLDIEQPARSKDDLLRQITGRLYDLYRDNLCPVLVIDEAQTITELEVFDEIRLLTNYQMDDHNLISVLIMGQPELRSLLRYQPMEPLRQRISLHFHLQPLSLEETMEYLDFRIVASGGVPGIFTPDAVQAIYELSAGVPRRINAVATNALLVAYGSDAAVIDASIIQEVRDEVTL; encoded by the coding sequence GTGTACAAGGAGTATTTCGGCCTGAAGGAAAAGCCGTTTGGCAAGACGCCGGACCCGCGTTTTCTGTTCCTCTCCAAAGGGCATGAAGAGGCATTGGCCAGGCTGGAATATGCGGTGGAAGAACGTGAAATTGCCCTTTTGACCGGTGATGTCGGCTGCGGCAAGACCACCCTGTCCAGGGCATTGATGGATCGTTGCGGCACGGGCTATCGCTTTGTCCTGATCTTTAATCCCCGCATGGGGGCGCTTGAGTTTCTGCGTACCATGGCCCACGGACTGGACATTGAGCAACCTGCCCGCAGCAAGGATGATCTGTTGCGCCAGATTACCGGCAGGCTTTACGATCTGTACCGGGACAATCTCTGCCCGGTGCTGGTGATTGACGAGGCCCAGACCATAACCGAGCTTGAAGTCTTTGATGAGATCCGCCTGTTGACCAACTACCAGATGGATGATCATAACCTGATCAGTGTCCTGATCATGGGGCAGCCCGAACTGCGCAGCCTGCTCAGATATCAGCCGATGGAACCGCTCAGGCAGCGTATCTCCCTGCATTTTCATCTGCAGCCGCTTTCCCTTGAGGAAACCATGGAATACCTCGATTTCAGAATAGTGGCAAGTGGTGGCGTTCCGGGGATCTTTACACCGGATGCCGTACAGGCAATCTACGAGTTGTCAGCCGGGGTTCCGCGCAGGATCAATGCTGTGGCCACCAATGCATTGCTGGTGGCGTACGGCAGTGATGCTGCTGTCATAGATGCATCAATTATTCAGGAAGTTCGTGATGAGGTAACGCTCTGA
- a CDS encoding chemotaxis protein CheA, which yields MSSSSPPSSDAARDFLAEAEEIVEELGTQLADLADMAEKGAWEPDLLNAIFRGAHSLKGLAGMFGFGMIAETAHHAENLLDWLRMGKISLTPAVLELLFSSAALLTTLLRACVDGTLDQHQAAASAHASAIAACLNPVEPVSAPPLLEQLGLSDSLMGALTEYEEHRLKENCSKGRHIYVVHASFELTTFDQGLAELTDILKGCGEVISTLPSVGERIETHIDFDLLVGTDRNEQELSALLKHLDVSILLAGAAKGDAKAAALPDRADFQPVAVTASASETADTPVVLPASELPSASPDEAFSAKSMSRTVRVDIGKLDELMNIVGELVLAHSSISSIANRMRTEGFSRMAIDLGKAAKGLERRLTDLQKGVMDIRMIPVGQLYEKMSRIVRKISREQGKKIELKLYGAETELDKLIVEDIADPLMHIIRNAIDHGIESPERRLASGKDERGTVRLSSFQKGNHVVIEVEDDGAGIDLEKVKQKALSKGLVQDISGMSDREALDLIFMPGFSTADAITDISGRGVGMDVVRNNIAAVSGMVDIETRLGQGSRFTIILPITLAIIKALIIFCAGRTYAIPITSVVESLILEPADIKTVEGKEVINLREQTLPLLRLERLFRVERVGINPGEQYVVVVGSAEKRLGIVVDDLLGQQDIVIKPLGPAFRALRGISGAADLGDQRTILVLDAGGIIAETMRGSGA from the coding sequence ATGAGTTCGTCCTCCCCCCCATCATCTGACGCAGCGCGTGATTTTCTGGCAGAAGCCGAGGAAATTGTCGAAGAGCTCGGGACGCAACTGGCCGACCTGGCTGACATGGCTGAGAAGGGGGCCTGGGAGCCTGATCTGCTGAACGCCATTTTTCGTGGTGCCCATTCCCTGAAGGGACTGGCAGGCATGTTTGGCTTTGGCATGATCGCTGAGACCGCCCATCATGCCGAGAACCTGCTTGACTGGTTACGGATGGGGAAGATTTCACTTACCCCTGCGGTGCTGGAACTGCTGTTTTCCTCTGCTGCACTGCTTACGACACTGCTGCGCGCCTGTGTTGACGGTACCCTTGATCAGCATCAGGCTGCCGCCTCCGCCCATGCATCTGCCATTGCAGCCTGTCTCAATCCTGTTGAACCGGTCTCTGCCCCTCCCTTGCTTGAACAACTTGGCCTTTCAGACTCATTGATGGGGGCGCTGACCGAGTACGAAGAACACCGCCTGAAAGAAAACTGCAGCAAGGGGCGCCATATCTATGTGGTGCATGCCTCCTTTGAACTGACGACCTTTGATCAGGGACTGGCTGAGCTGACCGATATCCTGAAAGGGTGTGGCGAGGTCATCAGTACCCTGCCAAGCGTTGGCGAACGTATCGAAACCCATATCGATTTTGATCTGCTGGTGGGAACGGATCGCAATGAACAGGAACTTTCAGCGCTCCTGAAGCATCTTGACGTATCCATCCTGCTGGCGGGAGCTGCGAAGGGAGATGCAAAGGCAGCAGCGCTACCGGACCGGGCCGATTTCCAGCCGGTTGCTGTCACTGCCTCTGCATCGGAAACAGCAGATACTCCCGTGGTGCTGCCTGCTTCGGAGCTGCCCAGCGCCAGCCCGGATGAGGCCTTTTCTGCCAAGAGCATGAGCCGAACCGTGCGGGTGGATATCGGTAAGCTGGATGAACTGATGAATATTGTGGGAGAACTGGTGCTGGCCCACTCCTCCATTTCATCCATTGCCAACCGGATGCGGACCGAAGGGTTTTCCCGGATGGCCATTGATCTGGGCAAGGCGGCCAAGGGTCTTGAACGGCGCCTGACCGACCTGCAAAAGGGGGTCATGGATATCCGCATGATCCCGGTGGGGCAGCTGTATGAAAAGATGTCCCGGATTGTGCGCAAGATCTCCCGTGAGCAGGGCAAGAAGATCGAGCTGAAGCTGTATGGCGCCGAGACGGAGCTTGACAAGCTGATTGTGGAGGATATTGCCGACCCGCTGATGCATATCATCCGGAATGCCATTGATCATGGCATCGAGTCGCCGGAACGGCGGCTGGCTAGCGGCAAGGATGAGCGGGGTACGGTCCGTCTTTCCTCTTTTCAGAAGGGCAACCATGTTGTGATTGAAGTGGAGGACGATGGCGCCGGCATTGACCTTGAAAAGGTCAAGCAAAAGGCCCTGTCCAAGGGGTTGGTGCAGGATATTAGCGGCATGTCAGACCGCGAGGCACTTGACCTGATCTTTATGCCCGGTTTTTCTACGGCAGATGCGATCACCGACATCTCCGGCCGCGGTGTCGGCATGGATGTGGTGCGCAACAATATTGCTGCTGTATCCGGCATGGTTGATATTGAAACCAGGTTGGGGCAGGGTTCCCGCTTTACAATCATATTGCCGATCACCCTGGCCATCATCAAGGCTCTGATTATCTTCTGCGCCGGGCGCACCTACGCAATACCGATCACCTCGGTGGTTGAATCCCTGATACTTGAACCTGCTGATATCAAGACCGTTGAAGGCAAGGAAGTGATCAATCTGCGCGAGCAGACCCTGCCGCTGCTGCGGCTGGAACGGCTCTTCAGGGTTGAGCGGGTCGGGATTAATCCCGGAGAACAGTATGTCGTGGTGGTCGGTTCAGCGGAAAAACGGCTGGGTATTGTGGTGGATGACCTGTTGGGACAGCAGGATATTGTCATCAAACCTCTGGGACCGGCTTTCAGGGCGTTGCGCGGTATCTCGGGTGCAGCGGACCTTGGGGATCAGCGCACCATCCTGGTGCTGGACGCTGGCGGCATTATTGCTGAAACCATGCGTGGCAGCGGGGCGTAG
- a CDS encoding response regulator — translation MKTFTILIVDDSAAMRSLLVSTLETLGTIATVQAPNGFEALRMLPREQVDLVLTDINMPDINGLELLSFIRNNPMYKDVPVVVISTEGSRKDIEKGLSLGANEYLVKPFQPEQLLEIVKRFL, via the coding sequence ATGAAGACCTTCACCATTCTTATTGTTGATGATTCGGCGGCCATGCGTTCACTGCTGGTTTCCACTCTGGAAACATTGGGAACCATTGCTACTGTGCAGGCTCCAAATGGTTTTGAAGCGTTGCGTATGCTGCCCCGTGAGCAGGTTGACCTGGTTCTGACCGATATCAATATGCCGGATATCAATGGGCTTGAACTGCTCAGCTTCATTCGAAACAACCCTATGTATAAGGATGTCCCGGTCGTTGTCATCTCCACCGAAGGAAGCCGTAAAGATATTGAAAAGGGGCTTTCCCTGGGGGCCAATGAGTATCTGGTAAAACCATTCCAGCCGGAACAACTTCTTGAGATAGTTAAAAGGTTTCTATGA
- a CDS encoding response regulator, with amino-acid sequence MQSGLHGKLEELGLDEILQIVGVSRRTGILTLKSRGREAVLQFRDGLLVRVTSTGFQQSLGELLIRNGAATPEMVQQALAIQQQEQFRERIGTILHHRFHVDLQLIEQTVREQISNVLMTLFAWTEGSFDCASLDVETVDAAYLDPVQLILELGEKSPDQLVAEAVRVQQQLGADEGREPLEEILEPPALEPETALPAMVVVDDDSSMAEALADELQRWFTVSVFTRSEEALVKVDALFRSGSCPVVLVDLIMPKMDGTGVLGGLELIQLLQRNFAGIRLVAVSDFHHAEAVSELAGLGCPFLIKPRRGDTKGEQFTALLNNLKDILPLQG; translated from the coding sequence ATGCAGAGCGGACTGCATGGAAAACTGGAAGAACTGGGACTTGACGAAATCCTTCAGATTGTCGGAGTGAGCCGGCGTACCGGTATTCTGACCCTGAAAAGCAGAGGGCGTGAGGCGGTGCTGCAGTTCCGTGACGGCCTGCTGGTCAGAGTCACCTCTACCGGCTTCCAGCAGAGCCTTGGAGAACTGCTGATCCGTAATGGTGCCGCCACTCCCGAGATGGTGCAGCAGGCCCTGGCTATCCAGCAGCAGGAGCAGTTCCGTGAGCGGATCGGCACGATCCTGCACCATCGTTTCCATGTTGACCTGCAGCTGATTGAGCAGACCGTGCGGGAACAGATCAGCAACGTCTTGATGACCCTGTTTGCCTGGACAGAGGGGAGCTTCGACTGTGCTTCTCTTGATGTTGAAACAGTGGATGCCGCCTATCTTGACCCGGTGCAACTGATCCTGGAGCTGGGCGAGAAATCTCCGGACCAGCTGGTTGCCGAGGCCGTGCGTGTCCAGCAACAGCTTGGGGCTGATGAGGGCCGGGAACCGCTTGAAGAGATTCTGGAACCTCCTGCCCTGGAACCTGAAACAGCACTGCCAGCCATGGTGGTTGTTGACGATGACAGCAGCATGGCAGAGGCGCTGGCTGATGAACTGCAACGTTGGTTTACCGTATCGGTATTCACCAGAAGTGAAGAGGCGCTGGTGAAGGTGGATGCGCTGTTCCGTTCCGGTTCCTGTCCGGTGGTGCTGGTGGACCTGATCATGCCAAAGATGGATGGTACCGGTGTGCTGGGAGGACTGGAACTGATCCAGCTGTTACAGCGAAACTTTGCCGGTATCAGGCTTGTGGCGGTTTCCGATTTTCATCATGCCGAGGCTGTCTCTGAGCTTGCCGGCCTGGGCTGTCCATTTCTGATCAAACCACGCCGCGGTGACACCAAGGGAGAACAGTTCACTGCTTTGCTGAACAACCTCAAAGATATTTTACCATTGCAGGGCTAG
- the der gene encoding ribosome biogenesis GTPase Der, translated as MKSIVAIVGRPNVGKSTLFNRIVGERRAIVDDMPGVTRDRNYAVVERYDKPFILVDTGGFEPVTEDRMLQQMREQSLLAMEEADVILFLMDAKQGLTPADNEVATMLRRVDKPVFYVVNKVDGEKIENEAAEFYALGIDNMHTISAAHNRGIRDLLDEVQALLPDEPLPGEDEVTRIAVVGRPNVGKSSLVNRLLGFERVVANPVAGTTRDSVDTFFTCNKKRYCLIDTAGIRRKGKTSQKLEKYSVVDALKSIERADVALIVLNAEDGITEQDKHIAGYVYEAGRACLFVVNKWDTLEKDNKTIGKFVEQIQYEFKFLAFAPIVFVSAKTGQRIHKVMEEAAEVAEQYSRRVTTSELNRVFKEAVEAHHAPLHHARRVKFYFATQVAVKPPTFAIFTNQPDGVLTPYQRYLGNRFRDAFGFKGTPFRLLFRGRERKQADGRERKPSKQ; from the coding sequence ATGAAATCAATAGTAGCCATAGTAGGCCGTCCAAATGTGGGCAAATCAACCCTGTTTAACCGGATTGTAGGCGAGCGCAGGGCTATCGTGGATGATATGCCTGGTGTGACCCGTGATCGCAACTACGCGGTGGTGGAGCGTTACGACAAGCCGTTTATCCTGGTGGATACCGGCGGGTTTGAGCCGGTCACTGAAGACCGGATGCTGCAGCAGATGCGCGAACAGTCGCTTTTGGCCATGGAAGAGGCTGACGTGATCCTGTTTCTGATGGATGCCAAGCAGGGACTGACCCCGGCAGATAATGAAGTTGCCACCATGCTGCGGCGGGTGGACAAGCCGGTCTTCTATGTGGTCAACAAGGTGGATGGTGAGAAGATCGAGAACGAGGCAGCCGAGTTCTATGCCCTGGGTATCGACAACATGCATACCATCTCGGCGGCGCACAATCGTGGCATCAGAGACCTCCTGGATGAGGTTCAGGCCCTGCTGCCTGATGAACCGTTGCCGGGCGAAGATGAAGTGACCAGGATCGCGGTGGTGGGGCGGCCCAATGTGGGCAAATCATCGCTGGTTAACCGGCTGCTCGGTTTTGAGCGGGTAGTGGCCAATCCCGTTGCCGGCACGACCCGCGATTCGGTGGATACCTTTTTTACCTGTAACAAGAAACGGTACTGCCTGATCGATACGGCCGGTATCCGGCGTAAGGGCAAGACCAGCCAGAAGCTTGAAAAATACAGCGTTGTTGATGCCTTGAAGAGTATTGAACGGGCTGATGTGGCCCTGATCGTGCTGAATGCCGAAGACGGTATCACGGAGCAGGACAAGCATATTGCCGGGTATGTCTACGAGGCAGGCCGTGCCTGTCTGTTTGTGGTCAACAAGTGGGATACCCTGGAGAAGGATAACAAGACCATCGGCAAGTTTGTGGAACAAATCCAGTATGAATTCAAGTTTCTGGCCTTTGCTCCGATCGTGTTCGTTTCGGCCAAGACCGGTCAGCGGATTCATAAGGTGATGGAAGAGGCAGCAGAGGTGGCAGAACAGTACTCCCGCAGGGTTACAACATCTGAATTGAACCGTGTCTTCAAGGAAGCGGTGGAGGCCCACCATGCCCCGTTGCACCACGCCCGGCGGGTCAAATTCTATTTTGCCACCCAGGTGGCGGTCAAGCCGCCCACCTTTGCCATCTTCACCAACCAGCCCGACGGAGTGCTGACGCCGTACCAACGGTACCTGGGCAACCGCTTCCGGGATGCCTTTGGTTTCAAGGGGACGCCGTTCAGGTTACTGTTCCGTGGCAGGGAGCGAAAGCAGGCTGACGGCAGGGAAAGAAAACCCTCTAAACAGTGA
- the era gene encoding GTPase Era, translated as MDTSTYKAGFVSIIGRPNVGKSTLLNRILGEKIVAVSDKPQTTRNVIRGILSDETSQIVFVDTPGIHTARTRINRAMVDAAMTAVTGIDLMLLVVDATQKIEDAFIKDICGKAGAPIYLVLNKIDQVTPKEKLFTVIESYTHLYDFPEIIPISAQSGSNIERLVDLVREHLPEGEALFPDDILTDLPEKFIVAELIREKVFRLTNREVPYGTAVVVEAFAERENGLVAINATIMVERDSHKGIIIGKKGVMLKKIGEQARRDIERLLGTKVYLELFVQVQERWTERTAMLRELGYE; from the coding sequence ATGGATACTTCAACGTACAAAGCAGGATTTGTCTCGATTATCGGTCGTCCCAATGTGGGCAAGTCCACCCTGTTGAACCGGATTCTCGGTGAGAAGATCGTGGCGGTCTCGGACAAGCCCCAGACCACCCGCAACGTGATCCGTGGCATCCTGTCCGATGAGACCAGCCAGATCGTGTTTGTGGATACCCCTGGTATCCATACTGCCCGTACCCGGATCAACCGGGCCATGGTGGATGCTGCCATGACGGCGGTGACCGGGATTGACCTGATGCTGCTGGTGGTGGATGCCACCCAGAAGATTGAAGATGCATTCATCAAGGATATCTGTGGAAAGGCCGGAGCGCCGATCTATCTGGTCTTGAACAAGATCGATCAGGTCACCCCTAAAGAAAAGCTGTTTACCGTGATTGAGAGCTATACCCACCTGTATGACTTTCCGGAGATCATCCCGATCTCCGCCCAAAGCGGCAGTAATATTGAGCGTCTGGTGGACCTGGTGCGGGAACACCTGCCGGAGGGTGAGGCGCTCTTCCCGGATGATATCCTGACGGATCTGCCGGAAAAGTTTATTGTGGCAGAGCTGATCCGTGAAAAGGTCTTCCGCCTGACCAACCGCGAGGTGCCCTATGGCACAGCCGTGGTGGTGGAGGCGTTTGCCGAGCGGGAGAACGGGCTGGTGGCAATCAACGCCACCATCATGGTGGAACGGGATTCCCACAAAGGAATCATCATTGGCAAAAAAGGGGTCATGCTCAAAAAAATAGGTGAGCAGGCCCGTCGTGATATCGAACGCCTGCTGGGAACCAAGGTCTATCTGGAGTTGTTTGTGCAGGTGCAGGAACGCTGGACCGAGCGGACCGCCATGCTGCGGGAGTTAGGATACGAGTGA
- a CDS encoding glutamine--tRNA ligase/YqeY domain fusion protein, producing MSTETVTPTANFLRTIVSDDLTSGKHQTVVTRFPPEPNGYLHIGHAKSICLNFGLARDFGGQCHLRFDDTNPVKEETEYIESIKESVRWLGFDWGEHLYHASDYFEQLYQWAEYLIQQGKAYVDDLTPEQMKEYRGTLTEPGKESPFRSRSVEENLDLFRRMRAGEFSDGAKVLRAKIDMASPNMNLRDPVMYRILHTSHPHVGDAWCIYPMYDFTHGQSDAIEEITHSICTLEFESHRPLYEWFLDNLPVPAKPRQYEFARLNLSYTVMSKRKLQELVQTGLVNGWDDPRMPTIMGLKRRGFTPAAIRTFCDRIGVGRSDAWIGYELLEECVRNDLNDTALRAMAVLHPIKLIIDNYPEGQVDEFEVANHPSQPELGTRKLPFSREILIDADDFMENPSKGFHRLTVGGEVKLKYAYVVKCTGMIKDEQGRVVELHADYDPGSTNGPMTSDGRKIKGVIHWLSAPHAATVEARLFDRLFSDANPDRGGADYKQFLNPDSLQTLPQCRVEVSLLDAAPGQSFQFERLGYFCADQKDSQPGKPVFNRVVTLRDTWGGKN from the coding sequence ATGAGCACTGAAACCGTTACCCCAACAGCAAACTTTCTGCGCACCATTGTCAGTGACGACCTTACCAGTGGCAAGCATCAGACCGTGGTGACCCGTTTTCCACCTGAGCCCAACGGCTACCTGCATATCGGCCATGCCAAGTCGATCTGTCTCAACTTTGGTCTGGCCCGCGACTTTGGCGGCCAGTGTCACCTGCGCTTTGATGACACCAATCCGGTCAAGGAAGAGACCGAGTATATTGAGTCGATCAAGGAGAGCGTGCGCTGGCTGGGATTTGACTGGGGCGAGCATCTCTATCACGCCTCGGACTATTTTGAACAGCTCTACCAGTGGGCCGAGTACCTGATTCAGCAGGGTAAGGCCTATGTGGATGACCTGACCCCGGAACAGATGAAGGAGTATCGCGGCACATTGACGGAGCCAGGTAAGGAATCTCCGTTCCGCAGCCGCAGTGTGGAGGAAAACCTGGACCTGTTCCGCAGGATGCGGGCCGGTGAGTTTAGCGACGGTGCCAAGGTGCTGCGGGCCAAGATCGACATGGCCTCTCCCAATATGAACCTGCGTGACCCGGTCATGTACCGGATTCTGCATACCAGCCACCCCCATGTGGGGGATGCCTGGTGCATCTACCCGATGTATGACTTTACCCATGGCCAGTCCGATGCCATTGAAGAGATTACCCACTCCATCTGCACCCTGGAGTTTGAATCACATCGTCCGTTGTACGAGTGGTTTCTGGACAACCTGCCGGTGCCTGCCAAGCCGCGGCAGTACGAGTTTGCCCGCCTGAACCTCTCCTACACCGTGATGAGCAAACGCAAACTGCAGGAACTGGTGCAGACCGGCCTGGTGAATGGCTGGGATGATCCCCGCATGCCCACCATCATGGGCTTGAAACGTCGCGGCTTCACTCCGGCAGCGATCCGTACCTTCTGTGACCGGATCGGGGTGGGGCGTAGTGATGCCTGGATCGGCTATGAGCTGCTGGAGGAGTGTGTCAGAAACGATCTGAACGATACTGCCCTGCGGGCCATGGCCGTGCTGCATCCGATCAAGCTGATCATCGACAACTATCCGGAAGGACAGGTGGACGAGTTTGAGGTGGCCAATCATCCATCACAGCCTGAACTAGGTACACGCAAGCTGCCTTTTTCACGCGAGATCCTGATTGATGCGGATGACTTTATGGAGAACCCGTCCAAGGGATTCCATCGCCTGACGGTTGGTGGCGAAGTTAAACTGAAGTATGCCTATGTGGTCAAGTGTACCGGTATGATCAAGGATGAGCAGGGCAGGGTGGTTGAGCTGCATGCCGACTATGATCCCGGCTCAACCAACGGGCCGATGACCTCGGATGGCCGTAAGATCAAAGGGGTGATCCACTGGCTGTCAGCTCCCCATGCTGCAACTGTGGAAGCCCGTCTGTTTGATCGGCTATTCAGTGATGCCAACCCTGACCGGGGTGGGGCAGACTACAAGCAGTTCCTGAATCCTGACTCCCTACAGACTTTGCCGCAGTGTCGGGTTGAAGTGTCGCTGCTGGATGCAGCACCTGGCCAGAGCTTCCAGTTTGAGCGTCTGGGCTATTTCTGCGCTGATCAGAAGGATTCACAGCCGGGCAAACCGGTCTTTAACCGTGTGGTGACCCTGCGTGATACCTGGGGCGGAAAGAACTGA
- the miaB gene encoding tRNA (N6-isopentenyl adenosine(37)-C2)-methylthiotransferase MiaB, which produces MNQKKLYIDTVGCQMNVNDSERIVTMLQPLGYTQTTRRHEAALILFNTCTVRAGAEECLLQNIANLKNLKRKKPGTLIGVAGCVAQQMGAELLQKFPWVDLVFGTHNLHLVPEMVKDAEAGRRRAETDFLDSSERLDLFPPIEGRKRVSAFVTVMQGCDNFCSYCIVPYVRGREISRRFAEILQEVQDLAEQGVREVVLLGQNVNSYGLRGEQQPSFAELVRAVAAVSGIDRVRFVTSHPKDMSDDLIACFADLPKLCGSLHLPAQAGNNRILKAMNRGYSREHYLETIAKLRQARPGIKLTGDMIVGFPGETEAEFEETLSLMEEVRYFDLFSFVYSPRPGTKAAELSDDLAKEVKLARLDRLQKLQAVHSRIHNEAYVGSTQQVLVEGLAKRHGQVSGRCDSGRIVNLAGSPALIGRLVDVKILEGYANSLLGELL; this is translated from the coding sequence ATGAACCAGAAAAAACTCTACATTGATACGGTTGGCTGTCAGATGAATGTCAACGATTCTGAGCGGATTGTGACCATGCTGCAGCCACTGGGCTATACCCAGACAACCCGCAGGCATGAGGCCGCTCTGATCCTGTTCAATACCTGTACCGTGCGGGCCGGGGCAGAGGAGTGTCTGCTCCAGAATATCGCCAACCTGAAGAACCTGAAGCGTAAAAAGCCCGGCACCCTGATCGGGGTGGCCGGTTGCGTTGCCCAGCAGATGGGGGCGGAGCTGCTGCAGAAATTTCCCTGGGTTGATCTGGTGTTTGGCACCCATAACCTGCATCTGGTGCCGGAGATGGTAAAAGATGCTGAAGCCGGCAGGCGACGGGCTGAGACCGATTTTCTGGACAGCAGCGAACGGCTTGACCTGTTTCCACCGATTGAAGGACGCAAACGGGTCTCCGCCTTTGTCACCGTGATGCAGGGCTGTGATAACTTCTGCTCCTACTGCATTGTCCCCTATGTACGGGGCAGGGAGATCAGCCGCCGCTTTGCCGAGATCCTGCAGGAGGTGCAGGATCTGGCTGAACAGGGAGTGCGCGAAGTTGTTCTGCTGGGACAGAACGTCAACTCCTACGGCTTGCGGGGAGAGCAGCAGCCCTCCTTTGCCGAGCTTGTCAGGGCTGTGGCGGCAGTGTCCGGTATAGACCGGGTCAGGTTTGTGACCTCCCACCCCAAGGATATGTCTGACGACCTGATTGCCTGCTTTGCTGATCTGCCCAAGCTGTGCGGTTCCCTGCACCTGCCGGCCCAGGCCGGCAACAACCGGATCCTGAAGGCGATGAACCGGGGGTACAGCCGCGAACATTATCTGGAGACGATTGCCAAGCTGCGTCAGGCCCGGCCCGGCATCAAACTGACCGGTGACATGATTGTCGGATTTCCCGGTGAGACTGAGGCGGAGTTTGAAGAGACCCTCTCGTTGATGGAAGAGGTGCGCTACTTTGACCTGTTTTCCTTTGTCTATTCACCCCGGCCCGGCACCAAGGCTGCTGAGCTGAGTGACGACCTGGCCAAAGAGGTTAAGCTGGCGCGGCTGGATCGCCTGCAGAAGCTGCAGGCGGTGCACTCCCGTATCCACAACGAGGCCTATGTCGGATCGACCCAGCAGGTGCTGGTGGAGGGGCTGGCCAAGCGGCATGGGCAGGTCAGTGGCCGTTGCGACAGTGGACGGATCGTTAATCTGGCAGGTTCTCCGGCCCTGATCGGCAGGCTGGTGGATGTGAAGATTCTGGAAGGATATGCCAACTCCCTGCTGGGCGAGTTGTTATAA